The following proteins come from a genomic window of Doryrhamphus excisus isolate RoL2022-K1 chromosome 12, RoL_Dexc_1.0, whole genome shotgun sequence:
- the cebpg gene encoding CCAAT/enhancer-binding protein gamma, which yields MSRPSQPKATSSDHNGVSVIQSQAHAAATALLQQVPQLVPAHPSSAGGKAAAPSKMKKASADKDSEEYRQRRERNNLAVKKSRMRSKQKAMDTQQRVNQLKEENERLEAKIKLLSKELSVLKDLFLEHAHNLADNVQPPASAPDDTSPAPNGAQ from the coding sequence ATGAGCCGGCCGTCGCAGCCGAAAGCCACATCATCAGACCACAACGGCGTGAGCGTCATCCAGAGTCAGGCccacgccgccgccaccgcgTTGCTGCAGCAGGTCCCCCAGCTCGTCCCCGCTCACCCGTCATCCGCAGGTGGCAAGGCGGCCGCGCCCAGCAAGATGAAGAAGGCGTCGGCGGACAAGGACAGCGAGGAGTACCGTCAGCGGCGCGAGCGCAACAACCTGGCGGTGAAGAAGAGTCGCATGCGCAGCAAGCAGAAGGCCATGGACACGCAGCAGCGCGTCAACCAGCTCAAGGAGGAGAACGAGCGTCTGGAGGCCAAGATCAAGCTGCTCAGCAAGGAACTGAGCGTGCTCAAAGACCTCTTCTTGGAACACGCCCACAACCTGGCTGACAACGTCCAGCCCCCCGCCTCTGCCCCGGATGACACTAGCCCCGCCCCCAACGGCGCCCAATGA
- the cebpa gene encoding CCAAT/enhancer-binding protein alpha, with amino-acid sequence MELSNLYEAAPHGRLPASQHAPSADPGGDIGDTETSMDLSAYIDTSALNDEFLADLFQNTSRHDRLRFVNGDYEHAPSHLYAAETKLEPFYEHAPARVRPVAIKQEPRDEDALPPAYLHHYPPAPPPHLQYQVAHCAQTAVHLQHPGQPTPPPTPAPSPHHLPHVQGHAQHQQQRVGGKPKKHMDKNSPEYRLRRERNNVAVRKSRDKAKLRNMETQQKVLELSSDNERLRRRVDHLSRELDALRGIFRQHPPDGSR; translated from the coding sequence ATGGAGCTATCCAACCTGTACGAGGCGGCGCCGCACGGCCGGCTCCCGGCGAGCCAGCACGCCCCCTCGGCAGACCCGGGCGGGGACATCGGGGACACGGAGACGTCCATGGACCTCAGCGCCTACATCGACACTTCCGCTTTGAACGACGAATTCCTGGCCGACTTGTTCCAGAACACTTCCCGCCACGACAGGCTCCGCTTCGTGAACGGCGACTACGAGCACGCGCCCTCGCACTTGTACGCCGCGGAGACCAAGCTGGAACCCTTTTATGAGCACGCGCCTGCGCGTGTTCGCCCCGTGGCCATCAAGCAGGAGCCTCGCGACGAGGACGCGCTGCCACCCGCCTACCTGCACCACTACCCCCCCGCGCCGCCTCCGCACCTGCAGTACCAGGTGGCGCACTGCGCGCAGACCGCCGTGCACCTCCAACATCCGGGGCAGCCCACCCCGCCGCCCACCCCGGCGCCCAGCCCGCACCACCTCCCGCACGTGCAAGGCCACGCACAGCATCAGCAGCAAAGGGTGGGCGGGAAGCCCAAAAAGCACATGGACAAGAACAGTCCCGAGTACCGCCTGCGGCGCGAACGCAACAACGTCGCCGTGCGCAAGAGCCGCGACAAGGCCAAGCTCCGCAACATGGAGACCCAGCAAAAGGTTCTGGAACTGAGCAGCGACAACGAGCGGCTGCGGCGCCGCGTGGACCACCTGAGCCGTGAACTGGACGCCCTGAGGGGCATCTTCAGGCAGCACCCCCCGGACGGAAGCCGCTGA